A single window of Treponema denticola ATCC 35405 DNA harbors:
- a CDS encoding TPM domain-containing protein — MTKKIKLFSILLFTAAVNIFSLDVPKLRGPVNDLAGILSDDKKTEIENFLFEIEKKSDVQIAVLTIPSLEGENCEEYSLRVAETWQLGSKEKDSGVLLLVAVNDKKMRIEVGYGLEANLTDAVAGRIIRNVIAPEFKTGNFGNGIFLGIKAIAGYALQDESMLSKINSSDDDSDGLAIIVGLTALFILWFIFCRLIPCFFWILYRLITLKGFTGEELVSNLFTSRSVFKFSGSSGGGGGYSGGGGSFGGGGASGSW; from the coding sequence ATGACAAAAAAAATCAAACTTTTTTCTATCTTGCTTTTTACTGCGGCTGTTAATATTTTTTCGCTTGATGTTCCTAAGCTTAGAGGGCCTGTAAACGACTTGGCCGGTATTCTATCGGATGATAAAAAGACTGAAATAGAGAATTTTCTTTTTGAAATTGAAAAAAAATCGGATGTGCAAATAGCCGTCTTAACTATCCCTTCTCTCGAGGGAGAGAATTGCGAAGAATATTCATTGCGTGTTGCAGAAACATGGCAGCTTGGCTCTAAAGAAAAAGATTCGGGTGTTTTGCTCCTTGTTGCCGTAAACGATAAAAAAATGCGTATTGAAGTAGGGTACGGGCTTGAGGCAAATCTTACCGATGCCGTTGCAGGCCGTATTATACGGAATGTAATAGCTCCCGAATTTAAAACAGGGAATTTCGGTAACGGGATATTTCTAGGGATAAAAGCTATTGCAGGATATGCCTTACAGGATGAAAGTATGCTGTCAAAAATCAATTCCTCTGATGATGATAGTGACGGCCTTGCTATTATCGTCGGACTTACGGCTTTATTTATACTATGGTTTATTTTTTGCAGACTTATTCCGTGCTTTTTCTGGATTTTGTACCGCCTGATAACTTTGAAGGGATTTACCGGTGAGGAATTGGTAAGTAATTTATTTACTTCAAGAAGTGTGTTTAAATTTTCAGGTTCTTCGGGAGGCGGAGGGGGGTATTCCGGAGGAGGGGGCAGCTTTGGAGGCGGCGGAGCTTCGGGAAGCTGGTAA
- a CDS encoding SPL family radical SAM protein, whose translation MHFVKAKGILSPKNGMNIYRGCSHGCIYCDSRSECYQMVHSFEDIEVKENAVELLEEALIKKRKKCMIGMGSMTDPYLPIEKELGLTRKIIETIYRYGFGFTLITKSSLILRDLDLLKAVNKKTKCVVQMTLTTYDDALCKILEPNVAVTSERFKVLKKLNEEGIPTVVWLTPILPFINDTPENIEGLLRYCIEAKVFGIISFGMGLTLRKGNREFFYKKLDQHFPGLKQKYIRLYGESYSVMSPHNASLMNMFFKLCKENGIEHNPDKIFAYLNSFEDKQQSQLEFFCQ comes from the coding sequence ATGCATTTTGTAAAAGCAAAAGGAATTTTATCGCCGAAAAACGGAATGAATATTTATCGGGGCTGTTCTCATGGCTGCATTTATTGCGATTCAAGAAGTGAATGTTATCAAATGGTTCACAGCTTTGAAGATATCGAAGTCAAAGAAAACGCAGTAGAACTTTTGGAAGAAGCCTTAATTAAAAAAAGAAAAAAGTGCATGATCGGGATGGGTTCAATGACAGACCCCTATCTTCCTATTGAAAAAGAACTAGGCCTTACAAGAAAGATTATCGAAACAATTTATCGATACGGTTTCGGATTTACCCTGATAACAAAATCTTCCCTTATACTTAGAGACTTGGATCTTTTAAAGGCAGTAAATAAAAAAACAAAATGCGTTGTTCAAATGACGCTGACAACCTATGATGATGCCTTGTGCAAAATACTGGAACCCAATGTTGCCGTAACAAGCGAAAGATTTAAAGTCTTAAAAAAACTAAATGAAGAAGGAATACCTACTGTGGTTTGGCTTACTCCCATTCTTCCCTTTATAAACGACACTCCGGAAAATATAGAGGGCCTCTTGCGATATTGTATCGAAGCTAAAGTGTTCGGTATAATTTCATTCGGGATGGGACTTACTCTCAGAAAGGGAAACAGGGAATTCTTTTATAAAAAGCTTGACCAACATTTTCCGGGACTAAAGCAAAAATACATAAGACTATATGGAGAAAGCTACTCGGTAATGAGCCCGCATAATGCAAGCCTTATGAATATGTTTTTTAAACTCTGCAAAGAAAACGGCATCGAGCATAATCCCGATAAGATATTTGCATATTTAAACAGCTTTGAAGATAAACAGCAATCTCAATTGGAATTTTTTTGTCAATAA
- a CDS encoding aspartyl protease family protein, with the protein MKQNQCKLIKMLSAFLIFFCFFGGIFAQNEAECEKAVQALAEACNEKSVTNVLPYLAEDFSIAGQSGNRAKAILQQLLAGVGTVISYEKTESLMEDGKLILKYSIEYSQVGKKESVFIFNKDNLIVEAELMKIKVKTLSSEERTIEYNTNKITSIPFIFAGNLPLVDVLLEGKSRLFLLDSGAPFSILNSKYIEGLNTDTKKLGSFQDVSGNVSSPNMDITNVKELEFAGSKIKNQKIVVLDMTRLEQSLKTDGIYGLIGYDMLKEYDVFLDYQKKRLTLIRPDSYDSFIKANTLKVDSKIPCKMAGHIPAIEVSIGNKIYKLGLDTGAEFNLLDSFYFNELEPSLTNKEKTELSGAGGIKQEIYQAELKTMKIGGKTYKNVKTVFSDISHLRKKPDSYDGLLGYPFFSAQPTLISYRRGEIILFK; encoded by the coding sequence ATGAAACAAAATCAATGTAAATTAATTAAGATGTTAAGTGCTTTCTTAATATTTTTTTGTTTTTTCGGCGGCATATTTGCACAGAATGAAGCTGAATGTGAAAAAGCCGTCCAAGCGCTTGCAGAAGCTTGTAACGAAAAATCCGTAACAAATGTGCTGCCTTATTTGGCAGAAGATTTTTCAATTGCAGGACAGAGCGGTAATAGGGCAAAAGCAATTTTGCAGCAATTATTGGCTGGAGTGGGGACGGTAATTTCCTATGAAAAAACAGAAAGCCTTATGGAAGACGGAAAACTTATTTTAAAATACTCAATTGAATATTCTCAAGTAGGAAAAAAAGAGTCCGTATTTATTTTCAATAAGGATAATTTAATTGTCGAAGCTGAACTTATGAAAATAAAAGTAAAAACCTTGTCTTCGGAAGAACGAACTATAGAGTACAATACAAATAAAATCACTTCCATTCCTTTTATATTTGCAGGAAATCTGCCGTTGGTAGACGTATTGCTTGAAGGTAAAAGCAGATTGTTTTTATTAGACAGCGGTGCTCCTTTTTCCATTTTAAATTCAAAGTACATTGAAGGATTAAACACGGACACAAAAAAACTTGGTAGTTTTCAGGATGTCAGCGGTAATGTTTCAAGTCCGAATATGGATATAACAAACGTAAAAGAATTGGAATTCGCCGGTAGTAAAATAAAAAATCAAAAAATAGTAGTTCTTGATATGACTCGTCTTGAACAGAGTTTAAAAACGGACGGCATATACGGATTAATAGGCTATGATATGTTAAAAGAATATGATGTCTTTTTAGATTATCAAAAAAAGCGGTTGACACTTATAAGACCGGATTCGTATGATAGTTTTATAAAAGCTAATACATTAAAAGTAGATTCAAAAATTCCGTGTAAAATGGCAGGTCATATTCCGGCTATTGAAGTATCGATTGGAAACAAAATCTATAAATTGGGGCTCGATACCGGAGCTGAATTCAATTTACTCGACAGCTTTTATTTTAATGAATTAGAACCGTCCTTAACAAACAAAGAAAAAACCGAACTGAGCGGGGCAGGCGGAATTAAACAGGAAATATATCAAGCGGAATTAAAAACAATGAAGATAGGCGGTAAAACATATAAAAATGTAAAAACAGTATTTTCCGATATTTCTCATTTACGAAAAAAGCCCGATAGTTATGACGGACTTTTAGGCTATCCGTTTTTCTCCGCCCAACCGACTCTTATAAGCTATAGACGGGGAGAAATTATTTTGTTTAAATAA
- a CDS encoding Mrp/NBP35 family ATP-binding protein — protein sequence MSQTCNHECEGCNLTCNERTAAPNSFIESPNKLSSIKKVIAIISGKGGVGKSLITSLSAVQSQKKGYQCAILDADITGPSIPKAFGISGTVVGNDSGIFPAKTKTGIDIMSVNLLLENETDPVIWRGPVIAGTVKQFWTDVIWKDIDFMFIDMPPGTGDVPLTVFQSIPVDGIIVATSPQELVSMIVAKAVNMAKKMNIPIIGLVENFSYFTCPDNGKDYHIFGESGIDEIALEYGIPVLAKLPIDPEIAKACDKGKIENIDAPWFNPIVECIAKL from the coding sequence ATGAGTCAAACTTGTAATCATGAATGTGAAGGTTGTAATTTAACCTGTAATGAAAGAACTGCTGCGCCGAACAGTTTTATTGAGAGCCCGAATAAACTCAGCAGCATTAAAAAAGTTATCGCAATTATAAGCGGTAAGGGCGGAGTAGGGAAATCTCTTATTACTTCCTTATCTGCGGTACAATCCCAAAAAAAAGGTTATCAATGTGCTATCCTTGATGCCGATATTACAGGGCCGTCTATTCCTAAAGCTTTCGGAATATCCGGGACTGTTGTCGGAAACGATTCGGGGATTTTTCCTGCAAAGACTAAAACCGGGATTGATATTATGTCGGTTAATCTGCTTCTTGAAAATGAAACCGATCCTGTTATATGGAGGGGACCTGTAATTGCCGGCACTGTAAAACAATTTTGGACGGATGTTATTTGGAAAGATATTGATTTTATGTTTATCGATATGCCTCCCGGAACCGGCGATGTTCCTCTCACCGTTTTCCAATCCATACCGGTAGACGGTATTATTGTGGCGACTTCTCCTCAGGAACTTGTTTCAATGATAGTTGCCAAGGCTGTCAATATGGCAAAAAAGATGAACATACCCATAATCGGTTTGGTTGAAAATTTTTCGTACTTTACTTGTCCTGATAACGGAAAAGATTATCATATTTTCGGAGAAAGCGGCATTGATGAAATAGCCTTAGAGTACGGTATTCCGGTTCTTGCAAAACTTCCTATTGATCCTGAAATTGCAAAGGCTTGCGATAAAGGCAAAATAGAAAACATTGATGCACCATGGTTCAATCCTATTGTTGAATGTATTGCAAAACTTTAA
- a CDS encoding DUF6364 family protein produces the protein MKKITLSLDEDIITAGQEYAKHQNISFNSLIRKLLEQTIHPQKNEWLDDTFSLMDKVYISSEKKQWTRDELYRE, from the coding sequence ATGAAAAAAATAACATTAAGCCTTGATGAAGATATAATAACAGCCGGACAAGAATATGCTAAACATCAAAATATTTCTTTCAACAGCCTGATTCGCAAATTACTTGAACAAACAATTCACCCTCAAAAAAACGAATGGCTTGATGATACATTTTCCTTAATGGATAAGGTTTATATTTCTTCGGAAAAAAAACAATGGACAAGGGATGAGTTATATCGTGAATAA
- a CDS encoding 6-hydroxymethylpterin diphosphokinase MptE-like protein, whose translation MTANNEKPELIPIDSGFSVLYKDKYLYSKRSPQKNILQLISSIVIQNETLVLCVSPVLGYGLKELLEKLPPDSFAIGLEADEDLLKLSKNKIDKNILENSKFLYTGTDSVNILLNRLDDFIKGKKIRRVIRIDFSGGAALNQSFYSQAFDFISQYISQIWINRLTLIQFGRNYARNFFKNYYSILRSIVKSPDKTSALNINSCFGSLIEKSVNKPIIVIGAGPSLDSSVEFIKENRDRLFVLAVDAAFSGLYPEIRPDAVVLLESQYWIQKAFIGITDLDIPIIADLTSNPSLLVKLNGNKAFFFTDYSAQDSAAGSFFFVLKEKNILPLRLEAMGSVGLAALALAERLAFDGLPIFHTGLDFSWGRGFSHSKLSYQVKNLFSDISKIKSLYTGESLFPNKLSFEKGKDGSLVFTSPNLKNYGELYKKLFASKENFFDIGQSGLELNSKKIHFDTAKKIIDDFYSCGGVIDLNYEASCSINKNNDKKNFICYDYADKEKVIKDFLISEKEKLLRLKSIFTGKIVSSDGEITTLLLSMPYLYLHFPDYNSLSETILDKHFLSRVRIEIEYFLKIHLANENFIN comes from the coding sequence ATGACTGCAAATAATGAAAAACCTGAGCTCATTCCGATTGACTCAGGTTTTTCGGTTTTATACAAAGACAAGTACTTATATTCAAAACGTTCACCGCAAAAAAATATTCTACAATTAATTTCTTCTATTGTAATTCAAAATGAAACATTGGTTCTTTGTGTATCTCCGGTTTTGGGATACGGATTAAAAGAGCTTTTAGAAAAACTCCCGCCGGATTCTTTTGCCATCGGTTTGGAAGCTGATGAAGATCTGTTGAAGCTTTCAAAAAACAAAATCGATAAAAATATTTTAGAGAACTCTAAATTTTTATATACGGGCACGGATTCGGTAAATATCTTATTAAACCGGCTTGATGATTTTATTAAAGGAAAAAAAATTAGACGCGTTATAAGAATAGATTTTTCGGGAGGAGCGGCTTTAAATCAATCCTTTTATTCTCAAGCCTTTGATTTTATCTCTCAATATATTTCGCAAATATGGATTAACCGATTAACTTTAATTCAATTCGGCAGAAATTATGCCCGTAATTTTTTTAAAAACTATTATTCGATCTTACGCTCTATTGTAAAGAGTCCCGATAAAACTTCGGCTTTAAATATAAATTCTTGTTTCGGTTCTTTAATTGAAAAATCGGTTAATAAACCTATTATTGTAATAGGAGCCGGGCCATCTCTTGATTCTTCTGTCGAGTTTATAAAAGAAAACAGGGATAGGCTTTTTGTTCTTGCTGTCGATGCTGCTTTTTCCGGCCTTTATCCCGAAATAAGACCTGACGCTGTTGTTTTGCTTGAGTCGCAATATTGGATTCAAAAAGCCTTTATCGGTATTACGGATTTAGATATTCCCATTATCGCCGATTTGACATCGAATCCTTCTTTGCTCGTAAAGCTAAATGGAAATAAGGCTTTTTTCTTTACCGATTATTCCGCCCAAGATTCCGCGGCAGGTTCTTTTTTTTTCGTTTTAAAAGAAAAAAATATTTTACCTTTAAGGCTTGAAGCTATGGGCTCGGTGGGGCTTGCTGCCTTAGCCCTTGCTGAAAGATTGGCTTTTGACGGCCTTCCTATTTTTCATACAGGCTTGGATTTTTCGTGGGGTAGGGGATTCAGTCATTCAAAACTAAGCTATCAAGTTAAAAATTTATTTTCGGATATTTCCAAAATAAAAAGTCTTTACACGGGAGAATCTTTGTTTCCGAATAAGCTTAGTTTTGAAAAGGGCAAAGACGGCAGTCTTGTTTTTACTTCTCCTAATTTAAAAAATTACGGAGAGCTTTATAAAAAACTTTTTGCTTCTAAAGAAAACTTTTTTGATATAGGACAATCAGGTTTGGAACTAAATTCAAAAAAAATACATTTTGATACGGCAAAAAAAATCATAGACGATTTTTATTCGTGCGGAGGGGTTATTGATTTAAATTATGAAGCATCTTGTTCTATAAATAAAAATAATGATAAAAAAAATTTTATATGCTATGATTATGCAGATAAAGAAAAAGTTATAAAAGATTTTTTAATTTCCGAAAAGGAAAAACTTCTTAGGCTCAAAAGTATTTTTACCGGAAAAATAGTTTCTTCTGATGGAGAAATTACAACTCTTCTTTTGTCTATGCCTTATCTATATCTTCATTTCCCGGATTATAATTCCTTATCCGAAACTATCTTGGATAAACATTTTTTATCCCGTGTAAGAATTGAGATAGAATATTTTTTAAAAATACATCTGGCAAATGAAAATTTTATCAATTAA
- a CDS encoding ATP-binding protein yields MSTIRKMPIGVQSFEDLRSKGFIYIDKTEFIWQLVDSSKVHFLSRPRRFGKSLLLSTLKAYFLGQKELFKGLAIEKFEEAEKGKREIWQEYPVFYLDFNAESYMDIKSLETVLNTHLSLWEKEYGKEAAETTFASRFAGLIRRSYEKTGRQAVVLIDEYDKPLLQTMWKDEVLNETYRTILKGFFGVIKSADQYLRFAFLTGVTKFSKVSIFSDLNNLRDLSLLSDYSGICGISQEELEADFKPEIAALAEKNSLTYDEALAKLKQKYDGYLFARKGRAMYNPFSLLNVFASKEFSSYWFATGTPTFLVEYLKKAYYNIPDLDGNIQLDEQGLNEYRADPILPLPILFQSGYLTIKDYNDFAGLYRLGFPNDEVRYGFLHNLMPAYTSIRSDKTGLSIWEFYEQIEAGDVDGFMQKMKGIISGIPYDTLTEKDLSLREQNYQTAVYLVFALMNQFVHTEVHCATGRADCVVEFKDKVYIFEFKLTSNETAENAVKQIKEKNYADSYSGSGKKIIAIGSSFDEEKRTIKDWMTSAIV; encoded by the coding sequence ATGAGTACAATTAGAAAAATGCCCATAGGCGTTCAAAGTTTTGAAGATTTACGTTCAAAAGGTTTTATCTATATTGATAAAACGGAATTCATATGGCAATTGGTTGACAGCAGTAAGGTTCACTTTTTAAGCCGTCCGCGCCGCTTTGGGAAAAGCCTTTTGCTTTCCACTCTAAAAGCCTACTTCCTTGGGCAGAAAGAACTCTTCAAAGGTTTAGCGATTGAGAAATTTGAAGAAGCCGAAAAAGGAAAACGTGAAATCTGGCAAGAGTATCCGGTCTTCTATTTGGATTTTAATGCCGAAAGTTATATGGATATAAAGAGCCTTGAAACCGTTTTAAATACTCATCTTTCTTTATGGGAAAAAGAATATGGAAAGGAAGCTGCAGAGACCACTTTTGCAAGCCGTTTTGCAGGCCTTATCCGCCGCTCTTATGAAAAAACCGGCAGGCAGGCTGTTGTTCTTATCGATGAATATGATAAACCTCTTCTTCAAACAATGTGGAAGGATGAAGTTTTAAACGAAACCTACCGTACAATCCTTAAAGGCTTTTTCGGGGTTATAAAAAGTGCAGACCAATACCTCCGCTTTGCATTTTTAACCGGAGTTACAAAATTCAGTAAGGTGAGCATATTCAGCGATTTAAACAACCTTAGGGATTTAAGTCTATTGTCCGATTACTCAGGAATCTGCGGTATTTCGCAAGAAGAGCTTGAAGCCGATTTTAAGCCTGAGATTGCAGCCCTTGCCGAAAAAAATAGCTTGACTTATGATGAAGCTCTTGCAAAGTTAAAACAAAAATATGACGGCTACCTTTTTGCAAGAAAGGGAAGGGCAATGTATAATCCTTTTAGCCTTTTAAATGTTTTTGCATCAAAAGAGTTTTCAAGCTATTGGTTTGCAACAGGTACGCCTACATTTTTGGTAGAATACTTAAAAAAGGCTTATTATAATATTCCCGACCTTGACGGAAATATTCAGCTTGATGAGCAAGGTCTTAATGAGTACAGGGCTGATCCGATTCTCCCTCTGCCAATATTGTTTCAATCCGGATATTTGACGATTAAAGACTATAATGACTTTGCGGGACTTTACCGTTTGGGATTCCCTAACGATGAGGTGCGCTACGGTTTTTTACATAACCTCATGCCTGCCTACACTTCGATAAGATCCGACAAAACGGGACTTTCAATTTGGGAATTTTACGAGCAAATTGAGGCAGGAGATGTAGACGGTTTTATGCAAAAGATGAAGGGAATAATTTCTGGAATACCCTACGACACCTTAACTGAAAAAGATTTATCCTTACGGGAACAAAATTATCAGACAGCGGTTTATCTTGTGTTTGCATTGATGAACCAGTTTGTGCATACTGAAGTTCATTGTGCAACAGGCAGGGCTGATTGTGTTGTTGAATTTAAAGATAAGGTTTATATTTTTGAGTTTAAGCTTACCTCAAACGAAACGGCGGAGAATGCCGTAAAACAAATCAAAGAGAAAAATTATGCAGACAGTTACTCAGGCAGCGGTAAAAAAATTATAGCAATCGGTTCTAGTTTTGACGAAGAAAAAAGGACTATCAAAGATTGGATGACCTCGGCTATAGTTTAA
- a CDS encoding TPM domain-containing protein yields MENKRILNKIHIKPKDLDLIKNAVAEAEKTTNGEIALAVIPQSDSYSFVELFAAVCLAFISFFVMLYFGNGIWKLLETKLWYPSPKTLTAVIGAGVFVVMLLFFLLINIPALDRLIIPKKIKEARVYARALKHFVECGIYKTAERTGILIFVSILERKVFIIADSGIAEKVEQGTWNGICGIITSGLKSKNTANSFCKAVEECGKILAEHFPKTKGNPNEYPDGLVILDR; encoded by the coding sequence ATGGAAAATAAACGGATATTAAATAAAATACACATCAAACCTAAAGATTTGGATTTGATTAAAAATGCTGTTGCAGAGGCGGAAAAAACTACAAATGGTGAAATTGCTTTGGCGGTTATTCCTCAAAGTGATTCTTATTCGTTTGTAGAATTGTTTGCGGCCGTCTGCCTAGCTTTTATTTCTTTTTTTGTTATGCTTTATTTCGGAAACGGTATTTGGAAATTACTCGAAACAAAACTTTGGTATCCTTCACCTAAGACTCTTACGGCCGTAATCGGAGCAGGTGTTTTCGTTGTAATGCTCCTTTTCTTTTTGCTGATAAATATTCCTGCTCTCGATAGATTAATAATTCCAAAAAAAATAAAGGAAGCAAGGGTATATGCAAGAGCTTTAAAACATTTTGTAGAATGCGGAATTTATAAGACTGCCGAAAGAACAGGTATTTTGATCTTTGTTTCTATTCTTGAAAGAAAGGTCTTTATTATTGCGGATTCCGGTATTGCCGAAAAAGTTGAGCAAGGTACATGGAACGGAATTTGCGGCATAATAACTTCCGGCTTAAAGTCGAAGAATACCGCAAATAGTTTTTGCAAGGCTGTGGAAGAATGCGGAAAAATCCTTGCAGAACATTTTCCTAAAACAAAGGGAAACCCGAACGAATACCCCGATGGGCTTGTTATTTTGGATAGGTAA
- a CDS encoding ABC transporter ATP-binding protein: MEKSDTKLNLFNNIFYYLGVWLKTFPAGIFFMLISVPIRIFMIYQTILIPKTIILGIETGTEAKPILLSILTAGLLITACKIIIQVLETKLMALGSRPLFHIYSVPVNKKMFELNYQTLISPEVQTKITKVKNIVMTGSSGGHFHFFGLNLSFLLTAIAGAFFFSSGIISIDLILLFIVLASGTVNLLYGIYTGKYTQRNMEARGDDEKKESYILTTAEDRRFAKDIRLYKMKDWLIENFEHYHGRVKKFLRAESNVQAGGKILNALMIFIRDVFAYIYLIYQLNAGTIAVSQFVFLIGLVMEFSKWMDAIVLQISNLIIFNSELSQIRIFLNTPDEKTGGGLTVNDTGEKPSIEFKNLSFRYSENAAWIFKDFNLKIDAGEKLALVGINGAGKTTLMHLLMGLLDPTEGSVLIDGKNSTDFKKTEYYNLFSPVFQDINIFPETFAANIAGTENINEEKLKDAINSSGLNEMVSNLPNGSQTILVKESNDEAIDLSGGQNQRMLLARALYKNAKINILDEPTAALDPIAESKIYEEYDAMSKEKTSIFISHRLASTKFCDRIILLEHGKIIEEGTHNELMSQNKTYRNMYDVQSKYYKENKGDENEEA; the protein is encoded by the coding sequence ATGGAAAAAAGCGATACAAAATTAAACCTTTTTAACAATATCTTCTATTATTTAGGAGTTTGGTTAAAAACCTTCCCGGCAGGTATTTTCTTTATGCTTATTTCGGTGCCTATCCGTATTTTTATGATTTATCAAACAATTCTTATCCCGAAAACCATTATATTGGGTATTGAAACCGGAACGGAGGCTAAGCCGATTTTACTTTCCATATTGACGGCAGGGCTTTTGATAACAGCCTGTAAAATTATCATACAGGTACTTGAAACAAAGCTGATGGCTCTAGGCTCCCGTCCTCTATTCCATATTTACTCGGTACCTGTAAATAAAAAAATGTTTGAGCTTAATTATCAAACCCTTATTTCTCCCGAAGTGCAAACAAAAATAACCAAGGTAAAAAACATAGTCATGACGGGAAGCTCGGGCGGCCACTTTCATTTTTTCGGACTCAATTTATCCTTTCTTTTAACCGCAATTGCAGGAGCTTTTTTCTTCAGTTCAGGTATTATAAGCATCGACTTAATTCTTCTATTTATTGTCTTGGCTTCAGGAACCGTAAATTTACTGTACGGAATCTATACGGGAAAATACACACAAAGAAACATGGAAGCCCGCGGCGATGACGAAAAAAAAGAGAGCTACATTCTTACAACTGCGGAAGACAGACGCTTTGCAAAGGACATCCGCCTTTATAAGATGAAAGATTGGCTGATCGAAAACTTTGAACACTATCACGGACGAGTAAAAAAATTTTTGAGAGCAGAATCGAATGTACAGGCAGGAGGAAAAATTCTAAATGCCTTAATGATTTTTATAAGAGATGTTTTTGCTTACATTTACTTAATTTATCAATTAAACGCCGGAACCATCGCCGTTTCTCAATTTGTTTTTCTTATCGGCTTAGTCATGGAATTCTCAAAATGGATGGACGCTATTGTTCTTCAGATAAGTAACCTCATTATATTTAACAGTGAATTAAGTCAAATAAGAATCTTTTTGAACACTCCCGATGAAAAAACAGGCGGAGGGCTTACCGTAAATGATACGGGCGAAAAACCTTCAATCGAATTTAAAAATCTTTCCTTTAGATATTCGGAAAACGCAGCATGGATTTTTAAAGACTTTAATTTAAAAATTGATGCAGGAGAAAAGTTAGCTCTTGTAGGTATCAACGGAGCGGGAAAAACGACTCTTATGCACCTTTTAATGGGACTTTTAGACCCCACCGAGGGCTCCGTTTTAATTGACGGAAAAAACAGTACGGACTTTAAAAAGACGGAATACTATAATTTGTTTTCTCCGGTATTTCAAGATATAAATATTTTTCCGGAAACTTTTGCAGCCAATATTGCCGGAACGGAAAATATAAATGAAGAAAAATTAAAAGATGCAATTAATTCGAGCGGTTTAAATGAAATGGTTTCAAATCTCCCGAATGGCAGCCAAACTATTTTAGTAAAAGAAAGCAATGATGAAGCAATCGATTTATCGGGAGGACAAAATCAAAGGATGCTGCTTGCCAGAGCTCTTTATAAAAATGCAAAAATAAATATTCTGGATGAACCGACGGCAGCCCTTGACCCGATTGCGGAAAGTAAAATATATGAAGAGTATGATGCAATGAGTAAAGAAAAAACTTCTATTTTTATTTCGCACAGACTCGCATCTACAAAATTTTGTGACAGGATTATTTTACTGGAACACGGAAAAATAATAGAAGAAGGCACTCATAATGAACTTATGAGTCAAAATAAAACATACAGAAACATGTATGATGTTCAAAGTAAGTATTATAAAGAAAATAAAGGAGATGAAAATGAAGAGGCTTAA
- a CDS encoding SemiSWEET family transporter, with protein MNSKFFAVLGWVATATAMAMYVSYIPQISNNLSGMKGNWLQPLVAAINCVLWVTYGLMKKPKRDWPIAFANSPGIFFGLVAFITAL; from the coding sequence ATGAACTCTAAATTTTTTGCGGTTTTAGGATGGGTTGCAACTGCAACCGCTATGGCCATGTATGTTTCGTACATTCCGCAAATAAGTAATAATTTAAGCGGAATGAAAGGAAATTGGCTTCAGCCCTTGGTAGCCGCAATAAACTGTGTTCTTTGGGTAACATACGGGCTTATGAAAAAACCTAAACGGGACTGGCCGATTGCCTTTGCAAATTCGCCCGGCATATTTTTCGGCTTGGTTGCTTTTATTACAGCACTTTAA
- a CDS encoding PIN domain-containing protein, whose product MNKIFIDTNILVYALDNRDNDKMNKARNILRKVIYENKPVISTQVINEFYVAATKKLNIDKTLIKTIVHNFKNMEIITSDLQLTENAINISIESQISFWDSLIIAAAEKANCKLIISEDLNSGQTYQGISLINPFQQEI is encoded by the coding sequence GTGAATAAAATATTTATTGATACAAATATACTTGTTTATGCACTTGACAATCGAGACAATGATAAAATGAATAAAGCACGCAATATATTAAGAAAGGTAATTTATGAAAACAAGCCGGTAATATCCACACAAGTAATAAATGAATTCTATGTTGCCGCCACTAAAAAATTAAACATAGACAAAACTCTTATAAAAACCATAGTTCACAATTTTAAAAATATGGAAATTATAACAAGTGATTTACAATTGACAGAAAATGCTATAAACATAAGTATAGAGTCACAGATATCCTTTTGGGATTCACTAATTATTGCTGCTGCTGAAAAAGCTAATTGTAAATTGATTATATCCGAAGATTTAAATTCAGGGCAAACATATCAAGGGATATCCCTTATAAACCCATTTCAACAGGAAATATAG